In a single window of the Atlantibacter hermannii genome:
- the gltD_2 gene encoding glutamate synthase (NADPH) small subunit, with the protein MSQNVYQFIDLQRVDPPKKPLKIRKIEFVEIYEPFSESQAKAQADRCLSCGNPYCEWKCPVHNYIPNWLKLANEGRIFEAAELSHQTNTLPEVCGRVCPQDRLCEGSCTLNDEFGAVTIGNIERYINDKAFEMGWRPDMTGVKQTGKRVAIIGAGPAGLACADVLTRNGVKAVVYDRHPEIGGLLTFGIPAFKLEKEVMTRRREIFTGMGIEFQLNTEVGRDIQMDALLAEYDAVFLGVGTYQSMRGGIDNEDAPGVYDALPFLIANTRNTMGFSEEASSPYISMEGKRVVVLGGGDTAMDCVRTSVRQGATHVTCAYRRDEENMPGSRREVKNAREEGVEFKFNVQPVGVEVNANGNVSGVKMVRTEMGEPDANGRRRAEIVAGSEHVLPADAVVMAFGFRPHSMEWLAQHSVELDSQGRIIAPERSDNPFQTSNPKIFAGGDIVRGSDLVVTAIAEGRKAADGIMNYLEV; encoded by the coding sequence ATGAGCCAAAACGTATATCAATTTATCGACTTACAGCGCGTTGATCCGCCGAAGAAGCCACTCAAAATCCGTAAAATTGAGTTTGTTGAGATCTACGAGCCGTTTTCAGAAAGCCAGGCGAAAGCCCAGGCGGACCGCTGTCTTTCCTGCGGCAACCCGTATTGCGAATGGAAATGCCCGGTCCATAACTACATTCCAAACTGGCTGAAACTGGCTAACGAAGGCCGTATTTTCGAAGCGGCGGAACTGTCGCACCAGACCAATACCCTGCCGGAAGTGTGCGGCCGCGTATGTCCGCAGGATCGTCTGTGTGAAGGGTCCTGTACCCTGAACGACGAATTCGGCGCAGTGACGATCGGCAACATCGAACGCTATATCAACGACAAAGCCTTTGAAATGGGCTGGCGTCCGGATATGACCGGCGTGAAGCAAACCGGCAAACGCGTGGCGATTATCGGCGCGGGCCCGGCAGGCCTCGCCTGTGCCGACGTGCTGACCCGTAACGGCGTGAAGGCGGTCGTGTATGACCGTCACCCGGAAATCGGCGGTCTGCTGACCTTCGGTATCCCGGCGTTTAAGCTGGAAAAAGAAGTGATGACCCGCCGCCGCGAGATTTTCACCGGCATGGGCATTGAGTTCCAGCTCAATACCGAAGTTGGCCGCGATATCCAGATGGACGCGCTGCTGGCGGAATACGACGCGGTGTTCCTCGGCGTGGGCACTTACCAGTCCATGCGTGGCGGCATTGATAATGAAGACGCGCCGGGCGTGTACGATGCGCTGCCGTTCCTGATCGCCAACACCCGCAACACCATGGGCTTTAGCGAAGAGGCGTCCTCGCCGTATATCAGTATGGAAGGCAAACGCGTGGTGGTGCTGGGCGGTGGCGATACTGCGATGGACTGCGTACGGACTTCCGTGCGTCAGGGCGCAACCCATGTGACCTGCGCGTATCGTCGTGATGAAGAGAACATGCCGGGTTCACGCCGTGAAGTGAAAAACGCCCGTGAAGAAGGGGTGGAGTTCAAATTCAACGTGCAACCGGTGGGCGTGGAAGTGAATGCCAACGGGAATGTTTCCGGCGTGAAAATGGTCCGTACCGAAATGGGCGAACCGGACGCCAATGGTCGTCGCCGCGCAGAGATCGTTGCGGGTTCAGAACACGTTCTGCCTGCCGATGCGGTGGTAATGGCGTTTGGTTTCCGTCCGCACAGCATGGAGTGGCTGGCTCAGCACAGCGTTGAGCTGGATTCACAGGGTCGCATCATCGCCCCGGAGCGCAGTGATAACCCGTTCCAGACCAGCAACCCGAAAATCTTTGCCGGCGGCGATATCGTCCGTGGTTCAGATTTGGTGGTCACGGCCATAGCCGAAGGGCGTAAAGCCGCCGACGGCATTATGAATTATCTGGAAGTGTAA
- the mpl gene encoding UDP-N-acetylmuramate:L-alanyl-gamma-D-glutamyl-meso-diaminopimelate ligase, with protein sequence MRIHILGVCGTFMGGLAMLARALGHEVTGSDANVYPPMSTLLEKQGIDLIQGYDVEQLEPRPDLVIIGNAMTRGNPCVEAVLEQNIPYMSGPQWLHDFVLRDRWVIAIAGTHGKTTTAGMATWILEACGYKPGFVIGGVPGNFDVSARLGESPFFVIEADEYDCAFFDKRSKFVHYCPRTLVLNNLEFDHADIFDDLRAIQKQFHHLVRIVPGQGKIIWPEGDANLKQTLAMGCWSEQELVGEQGQWQAKKLNTDASHWEVLLNGERVGEVNWQLVGEHNMNNGLMAIAAARHVGVAPADAAQALNNFVNARRRLELRGEAYGVTVYDDFAHHPTAILATLAALRGKVGGTARILAVLEPRSNTMKMGHCKDDLAPSLGRADEVFLFQPSHIPWQVFEVADACVQPAHWSGDVDTLVEMIVKTAQPGDHILVMSNGGFGGIHQKLLDALAKKAELAEQV encoded by the coding sequence ATGCGTATTCATATTCTGGGTGTGTGTGGCACCTTTATGGGCGGGCTGGCGATGCTGGCGCGGGCCCTTGGCCACGAGGTAACCGGCTCGGATGCTAATGTTTACCCGCCGATGAGTACCCTTCTTGAAAAACAAGGTATTGATTTAATTCAGGGTTACGACGTAGAGCAGCTTGAGCCCCGTCCGGACCTGGTGATCATCGGTAACGCCATGACGCGTGGTAACCCGTGCGTTGAGGCGGTACTGGAACAAAACATCCCTTATATGTCTGGTCCGCAATGGCTGCATGATTTTGTGCTGCGCGACCGTTGGGTGATTGCCATTGCGGGTACGCATGGCAAAACCACCACGGCGGGAATGGCCACATGGATTCTGGAAGCCTGCGGCTATAAGCCCGGATTCGTGATCGGCGGTGTGCCGGGCAATTTTGACGTCTCCGCGCGCCTGGGCGAAAGCCCGTTCTTTGTGATTGAGGCGGATGAGTATGACTGCGCCTTCTTCGACAAGCGTTCCAAGTTTGTGCACTACTGCCCGCGCACGCTGGTGCTGAACAACCTTGAATTCGACCACGCGGATATCTTTGACGACCTGCGGGCGATTCAGAAGCAGTTCCACCATCTGGTGCGTATTGTGCCGGGGCAGGGCAAGATCATTTGGCCGGAAGGCGATGCCAACCTGAAACAGACCCTGGCAATGGGTTGCTGGAGCGAGCAGGAGCTGGTTGGCGAGCAGGGGCAGTGGCAGGCTAAAAAACTCAACACCGACGCTTCTCACTGGGAAGTGCTGTTGAACGGCGAGCGCGTCGGGGAAGTGAACTGGCAACTGGTCGGCGAGCACAACATGAATAACGGGCTGATGGCGATTGCCGCAGCGCGGCATGTTGGCGTTGCGCCCGCTGATGCGGCCCAGGCGCTGAACAACTTCGTGAACGCCCGTCGCCGTCTGGAACTGCGCGGCGAAGCCTACGGTGTGACAGTGTATGACGATTTTGCCCATCACCCCACGGCCATTCTGGCGACGCTGGCGGCATTGCGGGGCAAAGTCGGCGGTACAGCGCGCATTCTTGCCGTGCTGGAGCCGCGCTCCAACACCATGAAAATGGGCCACTGCAAAGACGATCTGGCGCCGTCGCTGGGTCGCGCTGATGAAGTGTTTCTGTTCCAGCCGTCGCATATTCCGTGGCAGGTGTTTGAAGTGGCGGATGCCTGTGTACAACCGGCGCACTGGAGCGGGGATGTCGACACGCTGGTAGAAATGATCGTGAAAACTGCCCAGCCGGGCGACCATATCCTGGTCATGAGCAACGGCGGCTTTGGCGGTATCCATCAAAAACTGCTGGATGCGCTGGCAAAGAAAGCGGAACTGGCGGAACAGGTTTAA
- the fbp gene encoding fructose-1,6-bisphosphatase, which produces MKTLGEFIVEKQHEFSHATGELTALLSAIKLGAKIIHRDINKAGLVDILGASGAENVQGEVQQKLDLFANEKLKAALKARDIVAGIASEEEDEIVVFEGCEHAKYVVLMDPLDGSSNIDVNVSVGTIFSIYRRVTPVGTPVTEEDFLQPGSKQVAAGYVVYGSSTMLVYTTGCGVHAFTYDPSLGVFCLSQERMRFPKKGNTYSINEGNYIKFPQGVKKYIKFCQEEDAATQRPYTSRYIGSLVADFHRNLLKGGIYLYPSTASHPEGKLRLLYECNPMAFLAEQAGGKASDGKTRILDIIPESLHQRRPFFVGTDSMVNDVERFIREFPDA; this is translated from the coding sequence ATGAAAACGTTAGGTGAATTTATTGTCGAAAAGCAGCATGAGTTTTCTCATGCTACCGGCGAACTGACGGCGCTGCTGTCGGCAATAAAGCTGGGTGCCAAGATTATCCATCGCGATATCAACAAAGCCGGACTGGTTGATATCCTGGGCGCCAGCGGCGCTGAAAACGTGCAGGGCGAAGTGCAGCAGAAACTCGACCTGTTCGCGAACGAAAAGTTAAAAGCCGCGCTGAAGGCCCGCGACATCGTCGCCGGGATCGCGTCGGAAGAAGAAGATGAGATTGTGGTGTTTGAGGGCTGTGAACACGCGAAGTATGTCGTGTTGATGGATCCCCTGGACGGTTCCTCTAACATTGACGTGAACGTCTCTGTCGGGACGATTTTTTCTATCTATCGCCGCGTCACCCCGGTGGGTACGCCCGTGACGGAAGAAGATTTCCTCCAGCCTGGCAGCAAACAGGTTGCCGCAGGTTATGTGGTTTATGGCTCCTCAACCATGCTGGTCTATACCACCGGTTGCGGCGTTCATGCCTTTACCTACGACCCTTCCCTGGGCGTGTTCTGCCTGAGCCAGGAGCGTATGCGCTTCCCGAAAAAAGGCAACACTTACTCCATTAACGAAGGTAACTACATCAAATTCCCGCAGGGCGTGAAGAAATACATCAAGTTCTGCCAGGAAGAAGATGCGGCGACCCAGCGTCCTTATACCTCGCGCTATATCGGCTCACTGGTGGCGGATTTCCACCGCAACCTGTTGAAAGGCGGGATTTATCTCTACCCGAGCACCGCAAGCCACCCGGAAGGTAAACTGCGTTTGCTGTACGAATGCAACCCGATGGCGTTCCTGGCGGAACAGGCCGGCGGCAAGGCGAGCGACGGGAAAACCCGCATCCTGGATATCATCCCTGAAAGCCTGCACCAGCGCCGTCCCTTCTTCGTTGGCACCGACAGCATGGTGAACGACGTCGAACGCTTTATCCGCGAGTTTCCTGACGCGTAA
- the tsr_10 gene encoding methyl-accepting chemotaxis protein I, serine sensor receptor encodes MLKNLSIRMGLLAVLVAMMLLLLLVSGIGIYALTQSSSSLQRINHLQGEQIMRLNEGYTQILRARNEAGQAVRLMEVGLIRDADKSVTHIDSELTQGRKTLKGLMESNINDEQGQQLLGQLARSFDAFNVNGITPLLTALKNQSPDDYYALLENGMIPLSQKFDNDMRAFLSWSENRGKDEVASVLEHKQTVLGLMILAALITAGLITAVWFGMRHLLLTPLNRAIEQLELVATGDLTHTVRHTSRNELGRLENAIDAMRLSLIESVSRVRDASAQIDTGSRELTAGNIDLSRRTESTATSLEQTAASMEQITATVKQNAENAAQAHALTQTVSETADRGSEMVCYVIEKMRDISGSANRIADILSVIDGIAFQTNILALNAAVEAARAGEQGRGFAVVAGEVRSLASRSAEAAKEIRTLIADSQTHVGEGSDLAMQAGETMDEIASEVMRMTRLMREIANASQEQSRGIEQVNIAVSQMDEAAQQNAALVEQSSAATHSLEAQSQLLVETMSGFRVQVQG; translated from the coding sequence ATGTTAAAAAACCTCTCAATCCGCATGGGCCTGCTGGCCGTACTGGTGGCGATGATGCTGCTGTTGTTACTGGTCAGCGGGATCGGTATCTACGCATTAACCCAAAGTTCTTCATCGTTACAGCGCATTAATCATCTCCAGGGCGAGCAAATCATGCGCCTGAACGAAGGATATACCCAGATTTTGCGTGCGCGTAATGAAGCGGGGCAGGCGGTGCGGCTGATGGAAGTTGGTCTGATACGGGATGCAGACAAGTCCGTTACCCATATCGATAGCGAACTGACCCAGGGACGTAAGACCCTCAAAGGCCTGATGGAAAGCAACATCAATGACGAGCAGGGCCAGCAGTTACTGGGGCAGCTGGCGCGCAGTTTCGATGCGTTTAACGTCAACGGCATCACGCCGCTGCTGACGGCGCTGAAAAACCAGAGCCCGGACGACTATTACGCGCTGCTGGAAAACGGCATGATCCCGCTTTCGCAAAAATTCGATAACGATATGCGGGCATTTTTATCCTGGAGTGAAAACCGGGGCAAAGACGAGGTGGCGTCAGTCCTTGAGCATAAACAGACCGTACTGGGGTTAATGATACTGGCGGCGCTGATCACTGCCGGTCTGATTACCGCCGTCTGGTTCGGGATGCGCCATCTGCTGCTCACTCCGCTTAACCGGGCGATTGAACAACTGGAATTGGTGGCGACGGGCGATCTGACGCATACCGTTCGCCATACGTCCCGTAATGAACTGGGGCGGCTTGAGAACGCCATTGACGCCATGCGCCTGTCGTTAATCGAGTCGGTTTCCCGGGTACGCGATGCCAGCGCGCAAATTGATACCGGCAGCCGCGAGCTGACCGCCGGGAATATCGATTTGTCGCGGCGGACGGAATCCACCGCCACGTCGCTGGAGCAAACCGCCGCCAGCATGGAGCAGATCACCGCCACCGTTAAGCAAAACGCCGAAAACGCCGCGCAGGCGCATGCGCTCACACAGACCGTGTCGGAAACCGCCGATCGCGGCAGCGAAATGGTCTGCTATGTGATTGAAAAAATGCGTGATATTTCCGGAAGCGCCAACCGTATTGCCGATATCTTAAGCGTCATTGACGGCATCGCGTTCCAGACCAATATCCTCGCGTTGAACGCGGCGGTAGAAGCGGCGCGTGCCGGGGAGCAGGGGCGTGGATTCGCGGTGGTGGCGGGCGAGGTGCGAAGCCTTGCCAGCCGCAGTGCCGAAGCCGCTAAAGAGATCCGCACGCTGATCGCCGACTCGCAGACGCACGTGGGCGAAGGCAGCGATCTGGCGATGCAGGCCGGTGAAACCATGGACGAGATCGCCAGCGAAGTCATGCGTATGACGAGGCTGATGCGAGAAATCGCCAACGCCTCGCAGGAGCAGAGTCGCGGCATTGAGCAGGTGAATATCGCAGTCAGTCAGATGGACGAAGCGGCGCAGCAGAATGCGGCGCTGGTGGAGCAATCTTCCGCTGCCACGCACTCTCTGGAAGCGCAGTCGCAACTGCTGGTGGAAACCATGTCCGGCTTCAGGGTGCAGGTACAGGGATAA
- the yjfF gene encoding ABC transporter permease, translated as MIKRNLPLMITLAVFVLGYLYCLTQFPGFASTRVICNILTDNAFLGIIAVGMTFVILSGGIDLSVGSVIAFTGVFLAKAIGFWGMSPLVAFPLILIMGCAFGAFMGLLIDALKIPAFIITLAGMFFLRGVSYLVSEESIPINHPIYDTLSSLAWKIPGGGRLSAMGLLMLGVVVIGIFLAHRTRFGNQVYAIGGNATSANLMGISTRSTTIRIYMLSTGLATLAGIVFSIYTQAGYALAGVGVELDAIASVVIGGTLLSGGVGTVLGTLFGVAIQGLIQTYINFDGTLSSWWTKIAIGILLFIFIALQRGLTVLWESRQNAAVTRVNPEVAKQ; from the coding sequence ATGATTAAGCGTAACTTGCCGCTGATGATTACCCTGGCGGTGTTTGTACTGGGGTATCTGTATTGTCTGACGCAGTTCCCCGGTTTCGCCTCTACCCGGGTTATCTGCAACATTCTGACCGATAACGCCTTTTTGGGGATTATCGCCGTTGGCATGACGTTTGTGATCCTCTCCGGCGGTATCGACCTGTCGGTGGGATCGGTGATTGCCTTTACCGGCGTGTTCCTGGCGAAAGCGATCGGCTTCTGGGGGATGTCGCCGCTGGTGGCGTTCCCGCTGATCCTTATCATGGGCTGCGCATTCGGCGCGTTTATGGGCTTATTGATCGATGCGCTCAAAATCCCCGCGTTTATCATTACCCTCGCCGGGATGTTCTTTCTGCGCGGCGTCAGCTATCTGGTGTCGGAAGAGTCGATTCCCATCAATCACCCCATCTATGACACGCTCTCAAGCCTCGCCTGGAAAATCCCCGGCGGCGGAAGGTTAAGCGCCATGGGGCTGCTGATGCTCGGCGTGGTGGTGATCGGTATTTTCCTCGCGCACCGCACCCGCTTCGGCAACCAGGTGTACGCCATCGGCGGGAATGCCACCTCAGCGAACCTGATGGGCATTTCCACCCGCAGTACCACGATACGCATCTATATGCTGTCTACCGGGCTGGCGACGCTCGCGGGCATTGTCTTTTCCATCTATACCCAGGCAGGCTATGCCCTGGCAGGGGTTGGGGTGGAACTGGACGCCATCGCCTCAGTGGTCATTGGCGGCACGCTGCTGTCCGGCGGGGTAGGTACAGTACTGGGCACGCTGTTTGGCGTGGCGATTCAGGGGCTGATCCAGACGTATATCAACTTCGACGGCACGTTAAGCTCCTGGTGGACCAAAATCGCGATCGGTATTCTGCTGTTTATCTTTATCGCCCTGCAACGCGGGCTGACAGTGCTCTGGGAAAGCCGCCAGAATGCTGCTGTTACGCGCGTTAACCCGGAGGTAGCAAAACAGTAA
- the ytfT gene encoding inner membrane ABC transporter permease protein YtfT, with protein sequence MTRSVPDVGVPKRRFRWPQGMPQLVALLLVLLVDSMVANHFFQIVVQDGRLFGSPIDILNRAAPVALLAIGMTLVIATGGIDLSVGAIMAIAGATAASLTVAGHSLPVVLLGALGVGVLAGLWNGILVAVLKIQPFVATLILMVAGRGVAQLITSGQIVTFNSPSLSFLGSGSLFFFPTPVIIALVTLIVFWLFTRKTALGMFIEAVGINIRAAKNAGVNTRLMVMLTYVLSGLCAAIAGIIVTADIRGADANNAGLWLELDAILAVVIGGASLMGGRFNLALSVVGALIIQGMNTGILLSGFPPELNQVVKAVVVLCVLIVQSPRFISLLRRRRRDD encoded by the coding sequence ATGACTCGTTCAGTGCCGGATGTCGGCGTGCCGAAACGCCGTTTCCGCTGGCCGCAGGGAATGCCGCAACTGGTGGCGTTATTGCTGGTTTTGCTGGTCGACAGCATGGTAGCGAACCACTTCTTCCAGATTGTGGTTCAGGACGGGCGCCTGTTTGGCAGCCCGATTGATATCTTAAACCGCGCCGCGCCCGTGGCGCTGCTTGCCATTGGTATGACGCTGGTCATTGCCACCGGCGGCATTGATTTGTCGGTTGGCGCGATTATGGCGATCGCTGGCGCGACGGCGGCATCGTTAACAGTCGCGGGCCACAGCCTGCCGGTTGTGCTGCTGGGCGCGTTAGGCGTCGGCGTACTGGCAGGCCTGTGGAACGGCATTCTGGTGGCGGTGTTAAAAATCCAGCCCTTTGTGGCGACGTTAATCCTGATGGTGGCGGGCCGCGGCGTCGCGCAGCTCATCACCTCCGGGCAAATCGTCACCTTTAACTCGCCGTCGCTCTCGTTTCTCGGCAGCGGCTCGCTGTTCTTTTTCCCAACGCCGGTCATTATCGCGCTGGTAACGTTAATCGTGTTCTGGCTGTTCACCCGCAAAACTGCGCTGGGCATGTTTATCGAAGCGGTAGGGATTAACATCCGTGCGGCGAAAAATGCCGGGGTCAACACCCGCCTGATGGTGATGCTGACCTACGTGCTGAGCGGCCTGTGCGCGGCCATTGCCGGGATTATCGTTACCGCGGATATTCGCGGCGCCGATGCCAATAATGCAGGTTTATGGCTGGAGCTGGACGCTATTCTGGCCGTGGTCATCGGCGGCGCCTCGCTGATGGGCGGGCGTTTTAATCTGGCGCTGTCCGTGGTGGGCGCGTTGATTATCCAGGGGATGAACACCGGGATCCTGCTGTCTGGTTTCCCACCCGAGCTTAACCAGGTGGTGAAAGCGGTGGTGGTTTTATGCGTGCTGATTGTTCAGTCACCGCGCTTTATTAGTCTGTTACGACGGAGGCGCCGCGATGATTAA
- the rbsA_3 gene encoding sugar transport system ATP-binding protein — MQSQQHQEILRTEGLSKVFPGVKALDHVDFSLRRGEIMALLGENGAGKSTLIKALTGVYQPDGGTVWLEGKPIRPKNTSHAQQLGIGTVYQEVNLLPNMSVADNLFIGREPKRFGLLRRKEMEKRASALMESYGFRLDVREPLNRFSVAMQQIVAICRAIDLSAKVLILDEPTASLDTKEVEMLFTLMRQLRDQGVSLIFVTHFLDQVYEVTDRITVLRNGKFIDTRETNALPQIELVKMMLGRELEQNALQRAGRTLLSEKPVAAFKDYGKKGVIAPFSLEVRPGEIVGLAGLLGSGRTETAEVIFGIKPADSGNALIKGKPQTLRSPHQASCLGIGFCPEDRKTDGIIAAASVRENIILALQAQRGWLRPIPRREQNEIAERFIRQLGIRTPSAEQPVEFLSGGNQQKVLLSRWLLTRPQFLILDEPTRGIDVGAHAEIIRLIETLCADGLALLVISSELEELVGYADRVIIMRDREQVAEIPLEELSVSAIMNAIAA; from the coding sequence ATGCAATCACAACAACATCAGGAAATCTTGCGCACCGAAGGACTGAGCAAAGTCTTTCCGGGGGTAAAAGCGCTCGATCACGTCGATTTCAGTCTGCGACGTGGTGAAATTATGGCCTTGCTGGGGGAGAACGGTGCAGGCAAGTCCACCTTAATTAAGGCCCTTACCGGCGTGTATCAGCCTGACGGCGGCACCGTGTGGTTAGAGGGCAAACCTATTCGCCCGAAAAATACCTCTCACGCTCAGCAACTGGGCATCGGGACGGTGTACCAGGAAGTGAACCTGCTGCCGAATATGTCGGTGGCGGATAACTTATTTATTGGCCGCGAACCGAAGCGTTTCGGTTTACTGCGCCGCAAAGAAATGGAAAAACGCGCCTCGGCGCTGATGGAATCATATGGCTTTCGCCTGGATGTGCGCGAGCCGCTCAACCGCTTTTCCGTCGCCATGCAGCAAATAGTGGCGATATGCCGGGCCATCGACCTGTCCGCCAAGGTGCTGATCCTCGATGAGCCTACCGCGAGCCTTGATACCAAAGAAGTGGAAATGCTCTTTACCCTGATGCGCCAGTTGCGCGATCAGGGCGTCAGCCTGATTTTCGTCACCCACTTTTTGGATCAGGTGTACGAAGTCACCGACCGCATAACGGTACTGCGTAACGGTAAATTTATTGATACCCGTGAGACCAACGCGCTGCCGCAGATTGAACTGGTTAAAATGATGCTTGGGCGCGAGCTTGAGCAGAACGCGCTACAACGCGCCGGGCGTACCCTGCTCAGCGAAAAACCGGTAGCGGCGTTTAAGGATTACGGCAAAAAAGGGGTGATTGCGCCGTTCTCGCTGGAAGTCCGACCCGGCGAAATCGTAGGGTTAGCCGGGCTTTTGGGATCGGGCCGTACCGAAACCGCCGAAGTGATCTTTGGCATCAAACCGGCCGACAGCGGCAACGCGTTGATCAAAGGCAAACCGCAGACGCTGCGATCGCCGCATCAGGCGTCCTGTCTGGGTATCGGCTTCTGCCCGGAAGACCGGAAAACTGACGGCATCATCGCCGCCGCCTCGGTGCGTGAAAATATCATTCTGGCGTTGCAGGCCCAGCGCGGCTGGCTGCGTCCGATCCCGCGTCGTGAACAAAACGAAATTGCCGAGCGCTTTATTCGCCAGTTGGGGATTCGTACCCCCAGTGCCGAGCAACCGGTGGAATTTCTCTCCGGCGGTAATCAGCAAAAAGTCTTGCTGTCGCGCTGGCTACTGACGCGGCCGCAATTCCTGATCCTGGACGAACCCACACGCGGTATCGACGTGGGCGCGCATGCGGAAATCATTCGCTTGATCGAAACGCTGTGTGCCGATGGGCTGGCTCTGCTGGTTATCTCGTCGGAACTGGAGGAACTGGTGGGTTATGCCGACCGGGTAATCATCATGCGCGACCGGGAACAAGTGGCGGAAATTCCGCTTGAAGAGCTGTCCGTCAGCGCGATTATGAATGCCATTGCGGCATAA
- the ytfQ_1 gene encoding ABC transporter substrate-binding protein gives MVFAHNDDMVIGAIQAIKEAGLKPGSDILTGSIDGVPDIFKAMIDGEANASVELTPNMAGPAFDALEKFKKDGTLPEKTTITKSTLFLPDTAKEELEKKKGMGY, from the coding sequence ATGGTTTTCGCCCATAACGATGACATGGTCATCGGTGCGATTCAGGCCATTAAAGAAGCGGGTCTGAAACCGGGCTCCGATATTCTGACCGGCTCTATCGACGGCGTTCCGGATATCTTCAAAGCAATGATCGACGGCGAAGCCAATGCCAGCGTTGAACTGACGCCGAACATGGCAGGCCCGGCATTCGATGCGCTGGAAAAATTCAAAAAAGACGGCACTCTGCCGGAAAAAACCACCATCACCAAATCAACGCTTTTCCTCCCGGATACCGCGAAAGAAGAGCTTGAGAAGAAAAAAGGCATGGGCTACTAA
- the ytfQ_2 gene encoding ABC transporter periplasmic-binding protein YtfQ precursor codes for MWKRLLLVTAVSAAMSSMAMAAPLTVGFSQVGSESGWRAAETSVAKSEAQKRGITLKIADGQQKQENQIKAVRSFIAQGVDAIFIAPVVATGWEPVLKEAKEAEIPVMLLDRNIDVKDKSLYMTTVTADNVLEGRMIGDWLVKTLNGKQCNVVELQGTVGASVAIDRKKGFAEAIAKAPNIKIIRSQSGDFTRSKGKEVMESFIKAENNGKKHLHGFRP; via the coding sequence ATGTGGAAGCGCTTACTTCTGGTCACAGCAGTTTCGGCAGCCATGTCGTCTATGGCTATGGCAGCCCCCTTAACCGTGGGATTTTCTCAGGTCGGTTCTGAATCAGGCTGGCGCGCAGCGGAAACCAGCGTTGCGAAAAGCGAAGCGCAAAAGCGCGGCATCACGCTTAAGATCGCGGATGGGCAGCAAAAACAGGAAAACCAAATTAAAGCCGTACGTTCGTTTATCGCTCAGGGCGTCGACGCTATCTTCATCGCCCCGGTTGTGGCAACAGGTTGGGAGCCGGTACTGAAAGAAGCCAAAGAAGCGGAAATCCCGGTGATGCTGCTGGACCGTAATATCGATGTAAAAGACAAATCGCTTTATATGACTACCGTCACCGCGGACAACGTGCTGGAAGGCCGCATGATTGGCGACTGGCTGGTGAAAACCCTTAATGGTAAGCAGTGTAATGTGGTTGAGTTGCAAGGGACTGTCGGCGCGAGCGTGGCGATTGACCGTAAGAAAGGTTTTGCTGAAGCCATTGCCAAAGCGCCAAACATCAAAATTATCCGTTCACAATCCGGCGACTTTACCCGCAGTAAAGGTAAAGAAGTCATGGAAAGCTTTATCAAGGCTGAAAACAACGGCAAAAAACATCTGCATGGTTTTCGCCCATAA
- the ppa gene encoding inorganic pyrophosphatase has product MSLLNVPAGKDLPEDIYVVIEIPANADPIKYEVDKESGALFVDRFMSTAMFYPCNYGYINNTLSLDGDPVDVLVPTPYPLQPGSVIRCRPVGVLKMTDESGEDAKLVAVPHTKLSKEYDHINDVNDLPELLKAQITHFFEHYKDLEKGKWVKVDGWENAEAAKAEIVASFERAAKK; this is encoded by the coding sequence ATGAGCTTACTTAACGTGCCTGCTGGTAAAGATCTGCCAGAAGACATCTATGTGGTTATCGAAATCCCGGCTAACGCGGATCCGATTAAATATGAAGTGGACAAAGAGAGCGGCGCGCTGTTTGTAGACCGTTTCATGTCTACCGCGATGTTCTATCCGTGCAACTACGGTTACATCAACAATACCCTGTCACTGGACGGTGACCCGGTAGATGTGCTGGTTCCGACCCCGTACCCGCTGCAGCCGGGCTCCGTGATCCGCTGCCGTCCGGTTGGCGTGCTGAAAATGACCGATGAGTCTGGTGAAGACGCGAAACTGGTTGCGGTCCCGCACACCAAACTGAGCAAAGAGTACGATCACATTAACGATGTGAACGACCTGCCGGAACTGCTGAAAGCCCAGATCACCCACTTCTTCGAGCATTATAAAGATCTCGAAAAAGGCAAATGGGTGAAAGTGGACGGATGGGAAAACGCTGAAGCCGCTAAAGCGGAAATCGTTGCCTCTTTCGAGCGCGCAGCGAAGAAGTAA